In Lacerta agilis isolate rLacAgi1 chromosome 8, rLacAgi1.pri, whole genome shotgun sequence, one genomic interval encodes:
- the ERF gene encoding ETS domain-containing transcription factor ERF isoform X1, whose product MKTPADAGGDRGKVPSLGFAFPDWAYKPESSPGSRQIQLWHFILELLRKEEYHDVIAWQGDYGEFVIKDPDEVARLWGVRKCKPQMNYDKLSRALRYYYNKRILHKTKGKRFTYKFNFNKLVLVNYPFIDMGMAGGAVPQSAPPVPSGGSHFRFPPSTPSDVLSPAEDLRSPGVFSAVARRLARGSVSDCSDGTSANSEVEESLAEEQRRGGGGEPGSFRGPPMPGHARLTHDGLFRVYPRPRVPEPLSPFPVSPMAGPAGLLPPQLSPALPLTPNHMNYTPSPTLSPMYPGGSHFSFNPEDMKRYLQAHTQSVYNYHLSPRAFLHYPNIVIPQPQRLEKPPLPPPPPPQAEEPPSPFKFKLQPPPLGRRNRDKQQPPGLPPGESSSGTPSSSSSSSSSASTSGAEPPLLPQIKVEPISEGESEEDLTVEVTDISEDDEDVFKAPPVPLEKLEEEEETPVAAAAVPPASRAGESGKCIPLKLRFKRRWSEDQRLEAGAGAEETDDKKVKGEDDASSHGDGVGGRRISTELQRATAELTLENRDS is encoded by the exons GGTTCGCCTTCCCAGACTGGGCCTACAAGCCAGAGTCGAGCCCCGGCTCGCGCCAAATCCAGCTGTGGCATTTCATCCTGGAGCTTCTGCGCAAAGAGGAATATCATGATGTCATTGCCTGGCAGGGGGACTACGGCGAGTTTGTCATCAAGGACCCGGACGAGGTGGCCCGCCTCTGGGGGGTGCGGAAGTGCAAGCCCCAGATGAACTACGACAAGCTGAGCCGGGCCCTGAG GTACTACTACAACAAGCGGATCCTACACAAGACCAAGGGCAAACGATTCACCTACAAGTTCAACTTCAACAAGTTGGTGCTGGTCAACTATCCGTTCATTGACATGGGCATGGCAG GTGGGGCTGTGCCCCAGAGCGCCCCTCCCGTGCCGTCCGGCGGCTCCCACTTCCGCTTCCCCCCCTCAACGCCATCTGACGTGCTGTCTCCCGCCGAAGACCTGCGCTCGCCGGGTGTCTTCTCGGCTGTGGCGCGCCGCCTGGCGCGGGGCTCGGTCAGCGACTGCAGCGACGGCACCTCCGCCAACTCGGAGGTGGAGGAGTCCCTGGCCGAGGAGCAGCGTCGCGGCGGTGGCGGGGAGCCTGGCAGCTTCCGGGGCCCCCCGATGCCCGGCCATGCCCGCTTGACGCACGACGGCCTCTTCCGGGTCTACCCCCGCCCGCGGGTCCCCGAGCCCCTCAGCCCTTTTCCTGTGTCTCCCATGGCCGGGCCCGCGGGCCTCCTGCCCCCTCAGCTGTCCCCAGCCCTCCCCCTCACGCCCAACCACATGAACTACACCCCTTCACCTACCCTCAGCCCCATGTACCCCGGGGGCTCCCACTTCTCCTTCAACCCAGAGGACATGAAGCGCTACCTCCAGGCCCACACTCAGAGCGTGTACAACTACCACCTCAGCCCCAGGGCCTTCCTCCACTACCCAAACATCGTCATCCCGCAGCCCCAGCGCCTTGAGAAGCCGCCccttccgccgccgccgccaccgcagGCCGAGGAGCCGCCTTCCCCTTTCAAGTTCAAGCTGCAGCCTCCGCCGTTGGGGCGCCGCAAccgtgacaagcagcagccccccGGCCTGCCCCCAGGAGAATCCAGCAGCGgcaccccctcttcctcctcttcttcttcctcctctgcctctaCATCCGGGGCGGAGCCGCCTCTGCTGCCCCAGATCAAGGTGGAGCCCATCTCTGAGGGAGAGTCGGAGGAGGACCTGACCGTCGAGGTGACCGACATCAGCGAAGACGACGAGGACGTCTTCAAGGCTCCTCCCGTGCCTCTGGAaaagctggaagaggaggaggagaccccgGTGGCTGCGGCGGCTGTGCCCCCCGCCTCCCGCGCCGGGGAAAGCGGCAAATGCATCCCTCTGAAGCTGCGCTTCAAGCGCCGCTGGAGCGAGGACCAGCGGCTGGAAGCGGGTGCAGGGGCCGAAGAAACGGATGATAAGAAGGTGAAGGGGGAAGACGATGCCAGCAGCCATGGGGACGGGGTGGGCGGCCGGCGGATCAGCACCGAGCTGCAGCGGGCCACGGCCGAGCTGACCCTGGAGAACCGGGATTCCTAG
- the ERF gene encoding ETS domain-containing transcription factor ERF isoform X2, whose translation MRRRGGKRGGPEPESNPAVAARGAMKTPADAGFAFPDWAYKPESSPGSRQIQLWHFILELLRKEEYHDVIAWQGDYGEFVIKDPDEVARLWGVRKCKPQMNYDKLSRALRYYYNKRILHKTKGKRFTYKFNFNKLVLVNYPFIDMGMAGGAVPQSAPPVPSGGSHFRFPPSTPSDVLSPAEDLRSPGVFSAVARRLARGSVSDCSDGTSANSEVEESLAEEQRRGGGGEPGSFRGPPMPGHARLTHDGLFRVYPRPRVPEPLSPFPVSPMAGPAGLLPPQLSPALPLTPNHMNYTPSPTLSPMYPGGSHFSFNPEDMKRYLQAHTQSVYNYHLSPRAFLHYPNIVIPQPQRLEKPPLPPPPPPQAEEPPSPFKFKLQPPPLGRRNRDKQQPPGLPPGESSSGTPSSSSSSSSSASTSGAEPPLLPQIKVEPISEGESEEDLTVEVTDISEDDEDVFKAPPVPLEKLEEEEETPVAAAAVPPASRAGESGKCIPLKLRFKRRWSEDQRLEAGAGAEETDDKKVKGEDDASSHGDGVGGRRISTELQRATAELTLENRDS comes from the exons GGTTCGCCTTCCCAGACTGGGCCTACAAGCCAGAGTCGAGCCCCGGCTCGCGCCAAATCCAGCTGTGGCATTTCATCCTGGAGCTTCTGCGCAAAGAGGAATATCATGATGTCATTGCCTGGCAGGGGGACTACGGCGAGTTTGTCATCAAGGACCCGGACGAGGTGGCCCGCCTCTGGGGGGTGCGGAAGTGCAAGCCCCAGATGAACTACGACAAGCTGAGCCGGGCCCTGAG GTACTACTACAACAAGCGGATCCTACACAAGACCAAGGGCAAACGATTCACCTACAAGTTCAACTTCAACAAGTTGGTGCTGGTCAACTATCCGTTCATTGACATGGGCATGGCAG GTGGGGCTGTGCCCCAGAGCGCCCCTCCCGTGCCGTCCGGCGGCTCCCACTTCCGCTTCCCCCCCTCAACGCCATCTGACGTGCTGTCTCCCGCCGAAGACCTGCGCTCGCCGGGTGTCTTCTCGGCTGTGGCGCGCCGCCTGGCGCGGGGCTCGGTCAGCGACTGCAGCGACGGCACCTCCGCCAACTCGGAGGTGGAGGAGTCCCTGGCCGAGGAGCAGCGTCGCGGCGGTGGCGGGGAGCCTGGCAGCTTCCGGGGCCCCCCGATGCCCGGCCATGCCCGCTTGACGCACGACGGCCTCTTCCGGGTCTACCCCCGCCCGCGGGTCCCCGAGCCCCTCAGCCCTTTTCCTGTGTCTCCCATGGCCGGGCCCGCGGGCCTCCTGCCCCCTCAGCTGTCCCCAGCCCTCCCCCTCACGCCCAACCACATGAACTACACCCCTTCACCTACCCTCAGCCCCATGTACCCCGGGGGCTCCCACTTCTCCTTCAACCCAGAGGACATGAAGCGCTACCTCCAGGCCCACACTCAGAGCGTGTACAACTACCACCTCAGCCCCAGGGCCTTCCTCCACTACCCAAACATCGTCATCCCGCAGCCCCAGCGCCTTGAGAAGCCGCCccttccgccgccgccgccaccgcagGCCGAGGAGCCGCCTTCCCCTTTCAAGTTCAAGCTGCAGCCTCCGCCGTTGGGGCGCCGCAAccgtgacaagcagcagccccccGGCCTGCCCCCAGGAGAATCCAGCAGCGgcaccccctcttcctcctcttcttcttcctcctctgcctctaCATCCGGGGCGGAGCCGCCTCTGCTGCCCCAGATCAAGGTGGAGCCCATCTCTGAGGGAGAGTCGGAGGAGGACCTGACCGTCGAGGTGACCGACATCAGCGAAGACGACGAGGACGTCTTCAAGGCTCCTCCCGTGCCTCTGGAaaagctggaagaggaggaggagaccccgGTGGCTGCGGCGGCTGTGCCCCCCGCCTCCCGCGCCGGGGAAAGCGGCAAATGCATCCCTCTGAAGCTGCGCTTCAAGCGCCGCTGGAGCGAGGACCAGCGGCTGGAAGCGGGTGCAGGGGCCGAAGAAACGGATGATAAGAAGGTGAAGGGGGAAGACGATGCCAGCAGCCATGGGGACGGGGTGGGCGGCCGGCGGATCAGCACCGAGCTGCAGCGGGCCACGGCCGAGCTGACCCTGGAGAACCGGGATTCCTAG
- the ERF gene encoding ETS domain-containing transcription factor ERF isoform X3 — protein sequence MYCRCRSPASKQDGAADWRQGFAFPDWAYKPESSPGSRQIQLWHFILELLRKEEYHDVIAWQGDYGEFVIKDPDEVARLWGVRKCKPQMNYDKLSRALRYYYNKRILHKTKGKRFTYKFNFNKLVLVNYPFIDMGMAGGAVPQSAPPVPSGGSHFRFPPSTPSDVLSPAEDLRSPGVFSAVARRLARGSVSDCSDGTSANSEVEESLAEEQRRGGGGEPGSFRGPPMPGHARLTHDGLFRVYPRPRVPEPLSPFPVSPMAGPAGLLPPQLSPALPLTPNHMNYTPSPTLSPMYPGGSHFSFNPEDMKRYLQAHTQSVYNYHLSPRAFLHYPNIVIPQPQRLEKPPLPPPPPPQAEEPPSPFKFKLQPPPLGRRNRDKQQPPGLPPGESSSGTPSSSSSSSSSASTSGAEPPLLPQIKVEPISEGESEEDLTVEVTDISEDDEDVFKAPPVPLEKLEEEEETPVAAAAVPPASRAGESGKCIPLKLRFKRRWSEDQRLEAGAGAEETDDKKVKGEDDASSHGDGVGGRRISTELQRATAELTLENRDS from the exons GGTTCGCCTTCCCAGACTGGGCCTACAAGCCAGAGTCGAGCCCCGGCTCGCGCCAAATCCAGCTGTGGCATTTCATCCTGGAGCTTCTGCGCAAAGAGGAATATCATGATGTCATTGCCTGGCAGGGGGACTACGGCGAGTTTGTCATCAAGGACCCGGACGAGGTGGCCCGCCTCTGGGGGGTGCGGAAGTGCAAGCCCCAGATGAACTACGACAAGCTGAGCCGGGCCCTGAG GTACTACTACAACAAGCGGATCCTACACAAGACCAAGGGCAAACGATTCACCTACAAGTTCAACTTCAACAAGTTGGTGCTGGTCAACTATCCGTTCATTGACATGGGCATGGCAG GTGGGGCTGTGCCCCAGAGCGCCCCTCCCGTGCCGTCCGGCGGCTCCCACTTCCGCTTCCCCCCCTCAACGCCATCTGACGTGCTGTCTCCCGCCGAAGACCTGCGCTCGCCGGGTGTCTTCTCGGCTGTGGCGCGCCGCCTGGCGCGGGGCTCGGTCAGCGACTGCAGCGACGGCACCTCCGCCAACTCGGAGGTGGAGGAGTCCCTGGCCGAGGAGCAGCGTCGCGGCGGTGGCGGGGAGCCTGGCAGCTTCCGGGGCCCCCCGATGCCCGGCCATGCCCGCTTGACGCACGACGGCCTCTTCCGGGTCTACCCCCGCCCGCGGGTCCCCGAGCCCCTCAGCCCTTTTCCTGTGTCTCCCATGGCCGGGCCCGCGGGCCTCCTGCCCCCTCAGCTGTCCCCAGCCCTCCCCCTCACGCCCAACCACATGAACTACACCCCTTCACCTACCCTCAGCCCCATGTACCCCGGGGGCTCCCACTTCTCCTTCAACCCAGAGGACATGAAGCGCTACCTCCAGGCCCACACTCAGAGCGTGTACAACTACCACCTCAGCCCCAGGGCCTTCCTCCACTACCCAAACATCGTCATCCCGCAGCCCCAGCGCCTTGAGAAGCCGCCccttccgccgccgccgccaccgcagGCCGAGGAGCCGCCTTCCCCTTTCAAGTTCAAGCTGCAGCCTCCGCCGTTGGGGCGCCGCAAccgtgacaagcagcagccccccGGCCTGCCCCCAGGAGAATCCAGCAGCGgcaccccctcttcctcctcttcttcttcctcctctgcctctaCATCCGGGGCGGAGCCGCCTCTGCTGCCCCAGATCAAGGTGGAGCCCATCTCTGAGGGAGAGTCGGAGGAGGACCTGACCGTCGAGGTGACCGACATCAGCGAAGACGACGAGGACGTCTTCAAGGCTCCTCCCGTGCCTCTGGAaaagctggaagaggaggaggagaccccgGTGGCTGCGGCGGCTGTGCCCCCCGCCTCCCGCGCCGGGGAAAGCGGCAAATGCATCCCTCTGAAGCTGCGCTTCAAGCGCCGCTGGAGCGAGGACCAGCGGCTGGAAGCGGGTGCAGGGGCCGAAGAAACGGATGATAAGAAGGTGAAGGGGGAAGACGATGCCAGCAGCCATGGGGACGGGGTGGGCGGCCGGCGGATCAGCACCGAGCTGCAGCGGGCCACGGCCGAGCTGACCCTGGAGAACCGGGATTCCTAG